The proteins below are encoded in one region of Candidatus Omnitrophota bacterium:
- the rny gene encoding ribonuclease Y: protein MFTLYIAISGVTGAIIGWWLGEVIQKNKVNKSKEDAEKIVKEAKFRAEEIVRKADLDAKELLYKLRIDFEKQNSSKKSELVQLEKRLLQREENLEKRLDFIESKSNELTKQEENLKQAAYEADKKNQALNQLIEEEKEKLKSISSLTPQEARELLLRRYEEELRGEKAKMIREMEEAVKEESDQKAKEIISQAIQRCAVEHTTETTVSVVSLPNDEIKGRIIGREGRNIRMFEMATGVDLIIDDTPEAVSVSGFDPIRREIARTALEKLVQDGRIHPARIEEVVEKTKQEFDKRLMEEGKTAAFDVGIHNLHPELIKLLGKLKYRTSFGQNALQHSKEVAIIMGILASELELDSRIAKRAGLLHDIGKAIDHQVEGTHAEIGADLLKKYGEHEFVINAAESHHEDVDFISLYSLLALVADAISASRPGARRETLETYIKRLRQIETIANSFEGVDKSFAIQAGREIRVIVQPNKVKDNEIAIMAHEVKKKLEQEMDYPGNIKITVIRETRAVDYAK, encoded by the coding sequence ATGTTTACACTTTACATTGCAATTAGTGGTGTCACTGGCGCAATTATCGGATGGTGGTTAGGCGAAGTTATTCAAAAGAATAAAGTTAATAAATCTAAAGAAGATGCTGAAAAGATAGTTAAAGAAGCTAAGTTTAGAGCCGAGGAGATTGTTCGTAAGGCAGATCTTGATGCAAAGGAATTACTTTATAAGTTAAGGATAGACTTTGAAAAGCAGAATTCTTCCAAGAAGAGTGAGCTGGTACAACTTGAAAAACGGCTTCTTCAAAGAGAGGAGAATTTAGAAAAACGGCTTGATTTTATTGAGAGTAAATCTAATGAGTTAACTAAGCAAGAGGAAAATTTAAAACAAGCGGCTTATGAAGCAGATAAAAAAAATCAAGCTTTGAATCAATTAATCGAGGAGGAAAAAGAGAAGCTTAAAAGTATATCTTCTTTAACTCCCCAGGAAGCCCGCGAGCTTTTGTTGAGGCGCTATGAAGAAGAGTTGCGTGGCGAAAAAGCAAAAATGATTCGTGAAATGGAAGAGGCTGTTAAGGAGGAGTCAGATCAGAAAGCCAAAGAAATTATCTCTCAGGCTATCCAACGTTGCGCCGTCGAGCATACAACTGAGACTACAGTGAGTGTAGTCTCATTACCTAACGATGAGATTAAGGGAAGAATAATCGGAAGAGAAGGGCGCAATATTCGGATGTTTGAGATGGCCACGGGAGTAGATTTAATCATTGACGATACTCCTGAGGCAGTTAGTGTTTCTGGGTTTGATCCTATTCGTCGGGAAATCGCCCGAACAGCTTTAGAAAAATTAGTTCAGGATGGAAGAATCCATCCGGCCCGGATCGAAGAAGTTGTTGAGAAGACTAAACAGGAGTTTGATAAACGCCTGATGGAAGAAGGAAAAACCGCAGCCTTTGATGTTGGAATTCACAACTTGCATCCGGAATTGATAAAACTTCTTGGTAAGCTAAAATATCGTACTAGCTTTGGCCAAAATGCTCTTCAGCATTCAAAAGAAGTTGCAATTATTATGGGTATTTTAGCTTCTGAGCTCGAACTTGATTCGCGAATTGCTAAGCGGGCTGGTTTATTACATGATATCGGCAAGGCTATCGATCATCAAGTAGAAGGAACGCATGCTGAAATTGGAGCTGACCTATTAAAGAAATATGGCGAACATGAGTTTGTTATTAACGCCGCCGAGTCTCATCATGAAGATGTTGATTTTATATCTTTGTATTCTCTTCTCGCCCTTGTTGCTGATGCAATTTCAGCTTCCCGACCGGGAGCCCGTCGAGAAACCTTAGAAACTTATATTAAACGACTCAGGCAGATAGAGACAATCGCTAATTCTTTTGAAGGGGTAGATAAGAGCTTTGCTATTCAGGCTGGACGTGAGATTCGGGTAATTGTCCAGCCGAATAAAGTTAAGGATAATGAAATTGCTATTATGGCTCATGAGGTAAAAAAGAAACTAGAGCAAGAAATGGATTATCCTGGCAATATCAAGATTACCGTAATTAGAGAAACCAGAGCCGTTGATTATGCTAAATAG
- a CDS encoding 5-formyltetrahydrofolate cyclo-ligase, with protein MVINREKQELRQKLLGQLLSLTKEEVKRRSKDVEDKLSSLGEYKQAKNIMVYYPLKGEVDILEMVRKDIKSKKFLFPVMDTKAKKLQAYEVENLNDQFVVGPYGVREPDTEKTQKFDIEKIDMVIVPGLSFDCNCNRLGRGAGFYDRFLQRLTPSTKKVGIAFDFQISQDLPTYLPLDQKVDIVVTESSII; from the coding sequence ATGGTTATAAACAGAGAAAAACAAGAATTGCGGCAAAAATTACTAGGACAACTTTTGTCTCTTACGAAAGAAGAGGTAAAAAGGAGGAGCAAAGATGTTGAAGATAAATTATCAAGTTTGGGTGAATACAAACAAGCAAAAAACATTATGGTCTATTACCCTTTAAAGGGTGAGGTAGATATTTTAGAGATGGTTAGGAAGGATATTAAAAGTAAAAAATTTCTGTTTCCGGTAATGGATACAAAGGCAAAAAAATTGCAGGCTTATGAGGTGGAAAATTTAAATGATCAGTTTGTTGTTGGCCCTTATGGAGTTAGGGAGCCAGACACAGAGAAGACTCAAAAGTTTGATATTGAAAAAATAGATATGGTTATTGTTCCTGGTCTTAGCTTTGATTGCAATTGCAACAGGTTAGGCCGCGGAGCCGGTTTTTACGACCGCTTTTTGCAAAGGTTAACCCCATCTACCAAGAAAGTTGGCATTGCCTTTGATTTTCAAATTTCCCAAGACCTTCCTACCTATCTTCCTTTAGATCAGAAAGTCGACATCGTCGTTACTGAAAGTAGTATCATTTAA